The Haloplanus salinarum genome includes a region encoding these proteins:
- a CDS encoding RNA methyltransferase, with protein sequence MTLSVLVPSSLVREAEDKREATRKLGYVARAATVFRADRLVVFPDGDGERRWGGGFVEVVLRYAATPPYLRKEAWGRRDELEYAGVLPPLRVSSRTGSGPDRPGSLQEGIVTEVGPDGRVRVNCALQHPISLLLPDGMEASEGERVAIRISSREPVRARIVDEPPPGFAVRRADLSEALARPDAGLRIATSRHGTALSVDRLADMAGRRGDMTVAFGAPGRGLPSILDVSVEDVAGAAESAAGDTDVEPGPGFDLWLNTIPRQGSETVRTEEAMFASLAPLTLTE encoded by the coding sequence ATGACGCTCAGCGTGCTCGTGCCGTCTTCCCTCGTCCGGGAAGCCGAGGACAAACGCGAGGCAACTCGCAAACTCGGTTACGTCGCCCGTGCGGCGACGGTGTTCCGGGCGGATCGGCTGGTCGTCTTCCCCGACGGGGACGGCGAGCGCCGATGGGGAGGCGGGTTCGTCGAGGTCGTGCTTCGGTACGCCGCCACGCCCCCGTACCTCCGAAAGGAGGCGTGGGGGCGTCGGGACGAACTGGAGTACGCCGGCGTGTTGCCGCCCCTCCGCGTCTCGTCACGGACCGGCTCCGGACCTGACCGTCCGGGGTCGTTGCAAGAAGGAATCGTGACCGAGGTCGGACCTGACGGCCGCGTTCGGGTCAATTGCGCACTGCAACACCCGATCTCCCTCCTCCTCCCCGACGGGATGGAGGCGAGCGAAGGAGAGCGCGTCGCCATCAGGATCTCTTCGAGAGAACCGGTCCGCGCCCGAATCGTCGACGAACCCCCGCCGGGGTTCGCGGTTCGGCGCGCGGACCTGTCGGAAGCGCTGGCCCGTCCCGACGCGGGACTTCGCATCGCGACGTCCCGCCACGGGACGGCGCTGTCGGTCGACCGATTGGCCGACATGGCCGGGCGCCGGGGCGACATGACCGTCGCCTTCGGCGCGCCCGGGCGAGGGCTTCCGAGCATCCTCGACGTATCGGTCGAGGACGTCGCCGGTGCGGCGGAGTCCGCCGCCGGCGACACGGACGTCGAACCCGGACCGGGGTTCGACCTCTGGCTGAATACGATTCCGCGGCAGGGGAGCGAGACGGTGCGAACCGAGGAGGCGATGTTCGCGTCGCTCGCGCCCCTGACACTCACGGAGTAA
- a CDS encoding 50S ribosomal protein L3, whose protein sequence is MPQPSRPRKGSMGFGPRKRATSEVPRIRSWPDDDGAPALQGFAGYKAGMTHVVMVNDEANSPREGMEESVPVTVVETPPMRAVALRAYEDTSYGLKPTTEVWTDEFHPELDRTLDLPAEDSFEADADALREAVESGAVDDLRMITHTVPSELANVPKKKPDVMETRVGGGSVHERLDFGLELLEDGGEHDMSDVFRAGEFMDASGITKGKGTQGPVKRWGVQKRKGKHARQGWRRRIGNLGPWNPSRVRSTVPQQGQTGYHQRTELNKRLIDMGDGDEPSVDGGFVNYGEVDGPYALVKGSLPGPDQRLLRFRPAVRPNDQPRLDPEVRYVSTASNQG, encoded by the coding sequence ATGCCACAACCAAGCAGACCACGAAAAGGCTCGATGGGATTCGGTCCGCGCAAGCGCGCGACCAGTGAAGTCCCGCGTATTCGCTCGTGGCCCGACGACGACGGCGCCCCCGCGCTGCAGGGCTTCGCCGGCTACAAGGCCGGCATGACCCACGTCGTCATGGTCAACGACGAGGCCAACTCCCCCCGCGAGGGGATGGAAGAGTCGGTCCCGGTGACCGTCGTCGAGACGCCACCGATGCGGGCAGTCGCCCTGCGAGCCTACGAAGACACGTCGTACGGACTGAAGCCGACAACCGAAGTGTGGACCGACGAGTTCCACCCGGAACTCGACCGCACGCTCGACCTGCCGGCCGAAGACAGCTTCGAGGCGGACGCCGACGCGCTCCGCGAGGCCGTCGAGAGCGGTGCGGTCGACGACCTCCGGATGATCACGCACACGGTGCCGAGCGAACTGGCGAACGTCCCGAAGAAAAAGCCCGACGTGATGGAGACGCGCGTCGGCGGCGGCTCGGTCCACGAACGCCTCGACTTCGGGCTCGAACTGCTCGAGGACGGCGGCGAACACGACATGTCCGACGTGTTCCGCGCCGGCGAGTTCATGGACGCGAGCGGCATCACGAAGGGGAAGGGTACCCAGGGCCCGGTCAAGCGCTGGGGCGTCCAGAAGCGGAAGGGCAAACACGCCCGCCAGGGATGGCGCCGACGGATCGGCAACCTCGGTCCGTGGAACCCGTCCCGCGTGCGCTCGACGGTGCCCCAGCAGGGACAGACGGGGTACCACCAGCGGACGGAACTCAACAAGCGCCTGATCGACATGGGTGACGGCGACGAGCCGTCCGTCGACGGCGGCTTCGTCAACTACGGCGAGGTCGACGGGCCGTACGCGCTCGTGAAGGGCTCGCTGCCGGGCCCGGACCAGCGCCTCCTGCGCTTCCGTCCGGCCGTCCGACCGAACGACCAGCCGCGCCTCGACCCCGAGGTGCGGTACGTTTCGACCGCATCCAACCAGGGATAA
- the rpl4p gene encoding 50S ribosomal protein L4 — MQATVRDLSGEDAGTVDLPEVFETAYRPDLIKRAVLAAQANRKQAYGADPYAGLRTPAESFGSGRGMAHVPRENGQGARVPQTVGGRKAHPPKAEKDQGKGINDKERKLAVRSAIAATADAERVAERGHEFDTDLSLPLVVSDDFEDLVKTRDVVDLLETLGVHADVERADDGRSVKAGQGKARGRKYREPKSVLFVTSEEPSKAARNLAGADVTTAREVNAEDLAPGTDAGRLTLWTESAVAEVADR; from the coding sequence ATGCAAGCAACAGTACGCGATCTGAGCGGCGAGGATGCGGGCACGGTAGACCTCCCCGAGGTCTTCGAGACGGCCTACCGGCCGGACCTCATCAAGCGTGCCGTCCTGGCCGCACAGGCGAACCGAAAACAGGCGTACGGTGCCGACCCCTACGCCGGGCTGCGAACCCCGGCGGAGTCCTTCGGGAGCGGCCGCGGGATGGCCCACGTGCCCCGAGAGAACGGGCAGGGCGCCCGCGTGCCCCAGACGGTCGGCGGGCGCAAGGCGCACCCGCCGAAAGCCGAGAAGGATCAGGGGAAAGGAATCAACGACAAGGAGCGAAAACTGGCGGTCCGTTCGGCCATCGCCGCGACGGCCGACGCCGAGCGCGTGGCCGAGCGCGGCCACGAGTTCGACACGGACCTCTCGCTCCCGCTGGTCGTCAGCGACGACTTCGAGGATCTGGTCAAGACCCGCGATGTCGTCGACCTGCTGGAGACGCTCGGCGTCCACGCCGACGTCGAACGCGCCGACGACGGCCGATCGGTCAAGGCCGGACAGGGCAAGGCCCGCGGGCGCAAGTACCGCGAGCCGAAGTCGGTCCTGTTCGTGACGAGCGAGGAGCCGTCGAAGGCGGCCCGGAACCTCGCCGGCGCGGACGTGACGACCGCTCGGGAAGTCAACGCCGAGGACCTAGCGCCGGGGACGGACGCCGGTCGCCTCACGCTCTGGACCGAGAGCGCCGTCGCGGAGGTGGCGGACCGATGA
- a CDS encoding 50S ribosomal protein L23 produces MSSVIKHPLVTEKAMDKMDFDNKLQFIVDIDATKGEVAEAIESRYEVTITKVNTQITAQGEKKAVVSLSEDDDAQEIASRIGVF; encoded by the coding sequence ATGAGCTCGGTCATCAAGCACCCGCTGGTGACCGAGAAGGCGATGGACAAGATGGACTTCGACAACAAGCTCCAGTTCATCGTCGACATCGACGCGACGAAAGGCGAGGTCGCCGAGGCGATCGAGTCCCGCTACGAAGTGACGATCACGAAGGTGAACACGCAGATCACCGCACAGGGCGAGAAGAAGGCCGTCGTCTCCCTCTCCGAGGACGACGACGCGCAGGAAATCGCCTCGCGAATCGGGGTGTTCTAA
- a CDS encoding 50S ribosomal protein L2, which yields MGRRIQGQRRGRGGPTFRAPSHRYKADLEHKKDEERDTISGEIVDIEHDPARSAPIAAVEFEDGDRRLVLAPEGVTVGETIQVGVSAEIKPGNTLPLAEIPEGVPVCNVESSPGDGGKFARASGTSAQLMTHDKRVAVVKLPSGQVKRLNPQCRATVGVVAGGGRTEKPFVKAGNKHHKMKSRGTKWPRVRGVAMNAVDHPFGGGGRQHPGKPKSVSRNAPPGRKVGDIASKRTGRGGNK from the coding sequence ATGGGACGACGCATTCAAGGCCAGCGGCGTGGTCGCGGTGGGCCGACGTTCCGTGCCCCCAGCCACCGCTACAAGGCCGATCTCGAACACAAGAAGGACGAAGAGCGCGACACGATCTCGGGAGAGATCGTCGACATCGAACACGACCCGGCCCGCTCGGCGCCGATCGCGGCCGTCGAGTTCGAGGACGGGGACCGACGGCTCGTCCTCGCCCCCGAGGGTGTGACGGTCGGCGAGACGATCCAGGTCGGCGTCTCCGCGGAGATCAAGCCCGGGAACACGCTCCCGCTGGCGGAGATCCCCGAGGGCGTCCCGGTCTGTAACGTCGAGAGCAGCCCGGGCGACGGCGGCAAGTTCGCCCGAGCCTCCGGGACGAGCGCCCAGCTCATGACCCACGACAAGCGCGTCGCGGTCGTGAAGCTACCGAGCGGCCAGGTCAAGCGCCTCAACCCGCAGTGTCGCGCCACGGTCGGCGTGGTCGCGGGCGGTGGGCGGACGGAGAAGCCGTTCGTCAAGGCCGGCAACAAACACCACAAGATGAAATCGCGCGGCACGAAGTGGCCGCGCGTTCGCGGGGTCGCGATGAACGCCGTCGACCACCCGTTCGGTGGCGGCGGCCGCCAGCATCCCGGGAAGCCCAAGTCCGTCTCGCGGAACGCGCCGCCGGGACGGAAGGTGGGCGACATCGCCTCGAAGCGAACCGGACGCGGAGGTAACAAATAA
- a CDS encoding 30S ribosomal protein S19, with product MSSDYRTGREGEFTYRGHTLDELQSMSLDEVAELLPARQRRTITRGLSLEHQKLLDSAREAGEEETANDPIRTHRRDMPIVPEMVGLTFEVYNGQAFQRVAVEPEMIGHYLGEFQLTRTSVEHGQAGIGATRSSKFVPLK from the coding sequence ATGAGTTCCGATTACCGAACCGGCCGCGAGGGTGAGTTCACCTACCGCGGTCACACGCTCGACGAGCTGCAGTCCATGTCGCTCGACGAGGTCGCGGAACTGCTCCCCGCTCGACAGCGGCGAACCATCACCCGAGGCCTGTCGCTCGAACACCAGAAGCTCCTCGACAGCGCCCGCGAGGCCGGCGAGGAGGAGACGGCCAACGACCCGATTCGGACCCACCGACGGGACATGCCGATCGTCCCCGAGATGGTCGGGCTGACCTTCGAGGTGTACAACGGCCAGGCGTTCCAGCGCGTCGCGGTCGAACCCGAGATGATCGGGCATTACCTCGGCGAGTTCCAGCTCACCCGGACGTCGGTCGAGCACGGGCAGGCCGGTATCGGCGCGACCCGGTCCTCGAAGTTCGTGCCACTCAAGTAA
- a CDS encoding 50S ribosomal protein L22: MGINYSVEADPETTAKAMLRERPISIKHSKAIARQIKGMTVADAQEYLQAVIDEERSVPFKQHNTGVGHRSDIDGWDAGRYPEKASKDFQKLLTNASNNADEQGFDGESMTIKHVAAHKVGERQGRKPRAFGRADPWNTTLCDVELIIEEVED; the protein is encoded by the coding sequence ATGGGAATCAACTACAGCGTCGAGGCCGACCCGGAGACGACCGCCAAGGCGATGCTCCGAGAGCGGCCCATCAGCATCAAGCACAGCAAGGCCATCGCCCGCCAGATCAAGGGGATGACCGTCGCCGACGCCCAGGAGTACCTCCAGGCCGTCATCGACGAGGAGCGGTCGGTTCCGTTCAAACAGCACAACACCGGTGTCGGTCACCGGAGCGACATCGACGGCTGGGACGCCGGTCGCTACCCCGAGAAGGCCAGCAAGGACTTCCAGAAACTGCTCACGAACGCGAGCAACAACGCGGACGAGCAGGGATTCGACGGCGAGTCGATGACGATCAAGCACGTCGCCGCCCACAAGGTCGGCGAACGGCAGGGTCGCAAGCCCCGCGCGTTCGGTCGTGCGGACCCCTGGAACACCACGCTCTGTGACGTCGAACTGATCATCGAGGAGGTCGAGGACTGA
- a CDS encoding 30S ribosomal protein S3, translating into MADEHQFIENGLQRSQIDEFFADELGRAGYGGMDVAKTPMGTQIVLKAEKPGMVIGKGGKNIRKVTTELEERFDLDDPQIDVQEVDEPDLNARIVADRLANALERGWYFRKAGHTTIDRIMEAGALGAEIVLSGKVTGARSRVEKFNRGYIKHNGEPAESIVDEGQGVAVMKLGTIGVTVKIIPPGAELPDDFEIAEDADVEPVEQAAETGGGVEELLEEEPEEVPDVGEDEDVEVPTETPDDLDEGLDEEIVEEVVEEELPSEDEDDEASADADAAEPDDTDTVDEDVDEETMDEAADLVEEMEDVDEEEDA; encoded by the coding sequence ATGGCTGACGAACACCAGTTCATCGAGAACGGGCTGCAGCGCTCCCAGATCGACGAGTTCTTCGCGGACGAACTCGGCCGCGCGGGCTACGGCGGCATGGACGTCGCCAAGACCCCGATGGGGACCCAGATCGTCCTCAAGGCCGAGAAGCCCGGAATGGTCATCGGCAAGGGTGGGAAGAACATCCGCAAGGTGACCACCGAACTCGAGGAACGGTTCGACCTCGACGACCCCCAGATCGACGTCCAGGAGGTCGACGAGCCGGACCTCAACGCCCGCATCGTCGCGGACCGCCTGGCCAACGCCCTCGAGCGTGGCTGGTACTTCCGCAAGGCGGGTCACACGACCATCGACCGGATCATGGAAGCCGGTGCCCTGGGCGCCGAGATCGTCCTCTCCGGGAAGGTCACCGGCGCCCGCTCGCGCGTCGAGAAGTTCAACCGCGGCTACATCAAGCACAACGGCGAGCCCGCCGAGTCCATCGTGGACGAGGGCCAGGGCGTCGCCGTGATGAAACTCGGGACCATCGGCGTGACGGTGAAGATCATCCCGCCGGGCGCCGAGCTCCCCGACGACTTCGAGATCGCCGAGGACGCCGACGTCGAACCGGTCGAGCAGGCCGCGGAGACCGGCGGCGGCGTCGAGGAACTCCTCGAGGAAGAGCCCGAGGAGGTCCCCGACGTCGGCGAGGACGAGGACGTCGAGGTACCGACCGAGACGCCCGACGACCTCGACGAGGGCCTCGACGAGGAGATCGTCGAGGAAGTCGTCGAGGAGGAACTGCCGAGTGAGGACGAGGACGACGAGGCGTCCGCCGACGCCGACGCGGCCGAGCCCGACGACACCGACACCGTCGACGAGGACGTCGACGAGGAGACGATGGACGAGGCGGCGGACCTCGTCGAGGAGATGGAAGACGTCGACGAGGAGGAGGACGCATAA
- the rpmC gene encoding 50S ribosomal protein L29 — MAILHVDEIRDMTPAEREAELEDLETELLNAKAVQAAGGMPDNPSRVGELKKTIAQIKTIQREEGDLE; from the coding sequence ATGGCGATCCTGCACGTCGATGAGATCCGCGACATGACGCCGGCGGAACGCGAGGCGGAACTCGAGGATCTCGAGACGGAACTGCTGAACGCGAAGGCGGTGCAGGCGGCCGGCGGGATGCCCGACAACCCTTCGCGAGTCGGCGAACTGAAGAAGACGATCGCGCAGATCAAGACGATCCAGCGCGAAGAAGGCGACCTCGAATAA
- a CDS encoding ribonuclease P protein component 1: MPLTPETLTRHELVGLRTRVVESTNPDSVGIVGRVVDETMRTLVIEGDRVRRVPKRGTTFEFALPQRTDEAADAEKASGTAPELPSETAGRTGQSDGCEDVAYVTVDGARLLSRPALRTEKAGVSTWR, translated from the coding sequence ATGCCACTCACACCCGAGACCCTCACACGACACGAACTCGTCGGCCTGCGGACGCGGGTCGTCGAGTCGACGAACCCCGACAGCGTCGGGATCGTCGGCCGCGTCGTCGACGAGACGATGCGGACGCTCGTGATCGAGGGGGATCGGGTGCGGCGCGTCCCCAAACGGGGGACGACCTTCGAATTCGCCCTCCCCCAGCGCACAGATGAAGCCGCCGACGCCGAGAAGGCGTCGGGGACCGCGCCCGAACTTCCGTCGGAAACTGCCGGTCGAACCGGTCAGTCGGACGGTTGCGAGGACGTGGCCTACGTTACGGTGGATGGCGCACGACTGCTCTCACGACCCGCCTTGCGAACCGAGAAGGCAGGTGTATCCACATGGCGATAG
- a CDS encoding 30S ribosomal protein S17: MAIGLNVTEPEEPCSDQNCPFHGSLAVRGQTLEGTVASTAMEKTVVVEREYDVRVPKYDRYMKRRSRIPAHAPPCLGLAEGDRVRIAETRPLSKTKSHVVVERLGGDE; this comes from the coding sequence ATGGCGATAGGACTGAACGTAACCGAACCGGAGGAGCCTTGCTCCGACCAGAACTGTCCGTTCCACGGCTCGCTTGCCGTCCGCGGACAGACGCTGGAGGGCACGGTCGCCTCCACAGCGATGGAAAAGACGGTCGTCGTGGAACGCGAATACGACGTTCGCGTTCCCAAGTACGACCGATACATGAAACGCCGGAGTCGCATTCCGGCCCACGCACCCCCGTGTCTGGGCCTCGCGGAAGGCGACCGGGTCCGCATCGCGGAGACGCGACCCCTCTCGAAGACCAAATCACACGTGGTCGTCGAGCGACTGGGAGGTGACGAGTGA
- a CDS encoding 50S ribosomal protein L14, which produces MEALKADVTRGLAKGSLVNCADNTGARELKIISVAGYSGTKNRHPKAGIGDKVTVSVTKGTPEMRRQVLEAVVVRQRKPIRRPSGTRVKFEDNAAVVIDDMEEPRGTEIKGPVAREVAERFGSIASTATMIV; this is translated from the coding sequence ATGGAGGCGCTGAAGGCCGACGTCACGCGTGGCCTCGCCAAGGGGTCGCTCGTCAACTGTGCGGACAACACGGGGGCGCGCGAGCTGAAGATCATCAGCGTCGCGGGCTACTCCGGAACCAAGAATCGACACCCCAAAGCGGGCATCGGCGACAAGGTGACCGTCTCGGTCACCAAGGGCACGCCGGAGATGCGTCGGCAGGTGCTGGAGGCGGTCGTCGTCCGCCAGCGCAAGCCCATCCGGCGCCCCAGCGGCACGCGCGTAAAGTTCGAGGACAACGCCGCCGTCGTCATCGACGACATGGAAGAGCCTCGCGGGACCGAGATCAAGGGTCCCGTCGCACGCGAAGTCGCCGAACGCTTCGGGAGCATCGCATCGACAGCGACGATGATCGTATGA
- the rplX gene encoding 50S ribosomal protein L24 — MTRQPHKERTRKRNAPLHERHDQVRSTLAADLREEYDQRSVRVNAGDTVEVLRGDHAGTEAEVIAVDLSDEVVHVEDVTVEKADGEEVPRPLDASNLRVTELDLEDERRQARLEEDSE, encoded by the coding sequence ATGACTCGACAGCCACACAAAGAGCGCACACGGAAGCGAAACGCGCCCCTGCACGAGCGTCACGATCAGGTTCGCTCCACGCTGGCCGCGGACCTCCGCGAGGAGTACGACCAGCGGAGCGTCCGCGTCAACGCGGGCGACACCGTCGAGGTGCTCCGCGGCGACCACGCCGGCACGGAAGCCGAAGTGATCGCGGTGGATCTGAGCGACGAGGTCGTTCACGTCGAGGACGTCACCGTCGAGAAGGCCGACGGCGAGGAAGTGCCTCGGCCCCTGGACGCGAGCAACCTCCGCGTGACGGAACTGGACCTGGAAGACGAGCGCCGGCAGGCGCGCCTAGAGGAGGATAGCGAATGA
- a CDS encoding 30S ribosomal protein S4e translates to MTRHQKRLSVPKSWPVERKTATWTVKAGAGPHGEAGVPLLIVLRDVLGYVDSRKEANYALNQGSVLVNGDAVSDVERPIGMFDILAFTEREEFYRVFPDEGGRLALTPIDADAAGSRLGKVVRKTQVTGGDFQFTLHDGTNVRVPADEAGEYATGDSLVVDNETKEIVAHFVYEEGALVTAVAGSHAGEIGEIDTITVTPGSGDNAVTVSQDDGEGFETIEDYVVVIDENFTGDADDESAANRTESDGGDDE, encoded by the coding sequence ATGACGCGACATCAGAAACGACTCTCGGTTCCGAAGTCCTGGCCGGTCGAGCGGAAGACCGCGACCTGGACGGTCAAGGCCGGTGCCGGTCCGCACGGCGAGGCGGGGGTTCCCCTGCTGATCGTCCTGCGGGACGTGCTCGGCTACGTCGACTCGCGCAAGGAAGCCAACTACGCGCTGAACCAGGGGAGCGTCCTCGTCAACGGGGACGCCGTCTCCGACGTCGAACGCCCGATCGGGATGTTCGACATCCTGGCGTTCACGGAACGCGAGGAGTTCTACCGCGTGTTCCCGGACGAGGGCGGTCGGCTGGCGCTGACCCCCATCGACGCCGACGCGGCCGGTAGCCGCCTCGGCAAGGTCGTCCGCAAGACGCAGGTGACTGGCGGCGACTTCCAGTTCACCCTGCACGACGGAACGAACGTGCGCGTCCCGGCCGACGAGGCCGGCGAGTACGCCACCGGTGACTCCCTGGTCGTCGACAACGAGACCAAGGAGATCGTCGCCCACTTCGTCTACGAGGAGGGCGCCCTGGTGACGGCCGTCGCCGGCAGCCACGCCGGCGAGATCGGCGAGATCGACACGATCACCGTCACGCCGGGCAGCGGCGACAACGCCGTCACCGTCAGCCAGGACGACGGCGAGGGCTTCGAGACGATCGAGGACTACGTCGTCGTGATCGACGAGAACTTCACCGGAGATGCCGACGACGAGTCGGCAGCAAATCGGACGGAGTCCGACGGAGGTGACGACGAATGA
- a CDS encoding 50S ribosomal protein L5 has protein sequence MSESDTADFHEMREPRIEKVVVHMGVGEGGRELADAEDILEDVTGQQSVRTTARGTVQNFNVREGDPIGAKVTLRGESAVDFLETALPLVDLSASQFDDTGNVSFGVEEHTAFPSQEYDPNVGIYGLDVTVNMVRPGYRVAKRDKMSRSIPSNHRLDASDAVDFVEATFDVEVTE, from the coding sequence ATGAGCGAGAGCGACACGGCGGACTTCCACGAGATGCGCGAACCGCGGATCGAGAAGGTCGTCGTCCACATGGGCGTCGGCGAGGGCGGTCGCGAACTCGCGGACGCCGAGGACATCCTCGAGGACGTCACCGGACAGCAGAGCGTCCGGACGACGGCCCGCGGGACGGTCCAGAACTTCAACGTCCGCGAGGGCGACCCCATCGGCGCGAAGGTCACCCTTCGCGGCGAGAGCGCGGTCGACTTCCTCGAGACGGCGCTGCCGCTGGTCGATCTCTCGGCCTCGCAGTTCGACGATACGGGCAACGTCAGCTTCGGCGTCGAGGAACACACGGCGTTCCCGAGCCAGGAGTACGACCCGAACGTCGGCATCTACGGGCTCGACGTGACGGTCAACATGGTCCGTCCGGGGTACCGCGTCGCGAAGCGCGACAAGATGTCCCGGTCGATCCCGTCGAACCACCGACTCGACGCATCGGACGCGGTCGACTTCGTCGAAGCCACATTCGACGTGGAGGTAACGGAATGA
- a CDS encoding 30S ribosomal protein S14, producing the protein MSESESESGTQDGRDVTGEHATPRTDDRHQCRRCGRKQGLVGKYDIFLCRQCFREVARDMGFKKYR; encoded by the coding sequence ATGAGCGAAAGCGAAAGTGAATCAGGAACCCAGGACGGGCGCGACGTGACCGGAGAGCACGCCACGCCGCGCACCGACGACCGCCACCAGTGTCGTCGGTGCGGGCGCAAGCAGGGACTCGTCGGCAAGTACGACATCTTCCTCTGCCGGCAGTGCTTCCGCGAGGTCGCCCGAGATATGGGATTCAAGAAGTATCGATAA
- a CDS encoding 30S ribosomal protein S8, which translates to MAGNDPLSNALSGLDNAESVGHLSHTVQPASNVIGSVLEVFYDRGYIDGFEFVDDGKSGRFEIELKGAINHCGVVKPRYSAGADEFEKWEKRYLPARDYGALVVTTSHGVMSHYEAREQGIGGQVIAYVY; encoded by the coding sequence ATGGCAGGGAACGATCCCCTCTCGAACGCGCTCTCGGGGCTCGACAACGCCGAGAGCGTGGGACATCTGTCCCACACGGTACAGCCCGCCTCGAACGTGATCGGCTCCGTACTCGAGGTCTTCTACGACCGCGGGTACATCGACGGATTCGAGTTCGTCGACGACGGCAAATCCGGTCGCTTCGAGATCGAACTGAAAGGCGCGATCAACCACTGTGGCGTCGTCAAGCCCCGCTACTCCGCGGGTGCGGACGAGTTCGAAAAGTGGGAGAAGCGGTATCTCCCGGCCCGCGACTACGGGGCACTCGTCGTCACGACGAGTCACGGCGTCATGAGCCACTACGAGGCCCGCGAACAGGGTATCGGTGGCCAGGTGATCGCATACGTCTACTAA
- a CDS encoding 50S ribosomal protein L6, whose amino-acid sequence MNRTEIEIPDDVSAEVDHLDLTVEGPNGSVTRRLWYPDVSVTVEDDHVVIESEADDANTRSTVGTFESHVENMFHGVTEGWTYEMEIFYAHFPMQVTVEGDEVVIENFLGERAPRKVPIRGDTEVQVDGEEITLSGPDKEAVGQTAADIEQLTRVPDKDTRVFQDGVYITQKPQAGGA is encoded by the coding sequence ATGAACCGAACAGAAATCGAGATTCCGGACGACGTATCCGCCGAGGTCGACCACCTGGATCTGACCGTCGAGGGTCCCAACGGGAGCGTCACGCGACGCCTCTGGTACCCCGACGTGTCGGTGACGGTCGAGGACGACCACGTGGTGATCGAAAGTGAGGCCGACGACGCCAACACGCGCTCGACGGTCGGCACCTTCGAGAGCCACGTCGAGAACATGTTCCACGGCGTGACCGAGGGCTGGACGTACGAGATGGAGATCTTCTACGCCCACTTCCCGATGCAGGTCACCGTCGAGGGCGACGAGGTCGTCATCGAGAACTTCCTCGGCGAGCGAGCGCCGCGGAAAGTTCCGATCCGCGGCGACACCGAGGTACAGGTCGACGGCGAGGAGATCACCCTCTCCGGCCCCGACAAGGAGGCCGTCGGACAGACCGCCGCCGACATCGAACAGTTGACGCGCGTGCCCGACAAGGACACCCGCGTCTTCCAAGACGGTGTCTACATCACCCAGAAACCGCAGGCAGGTGGGGCGTAG